One part of the Solanum dulcamara chromosome 3, daSolDulc1.2, whole genome shotgun sequence genome encodes these proteins:
- the LOC129882388 gene encoding trihelix transcription factor GT-3b, translating into MDPHLHHHHQQQQQHQFSHQSVNIDTTSGGINIGGGGDRFPQWSIQETRDFLMIRAELDQTFMETKRNKLLWEVIATKMKEKGYNRSPEQCKCKWKNLVTRYKGCETLEPEALRQQFPFYNELQAIIAARMQRMLWIEAEGGGGGGGGASGSKKKTISSDEEEENEDSEGEKVGKKKRKIKGNIIVGSSSGGNNNNLVSSLKEILDDFIKQQMAMEMQWLKAYEEKEEERKMKEMEWRQTMEALENERLMMERRWREREEQRRMREEARAEKRDALITTLLNKLRREDHNM; encoded by the exons ATGGATCCTCATCTTCATCACCATcatcagcaacaacaacaacaccaatttaGTCATCAAAGTGTGAATATCGATACGACTAGTGGAGGGATTAATatcg GTGGCGGTGGTGATAGGTTCCCTCAATGGAGTATTCAAGAAACAAGGGATTTCTTGATGATTCGAGCCGAGTTAGATCAAACTTTTATGGAAACAAAAAGGAATAAGCTTCTATGGGAAGTCATAGCAACAAAGATGAAAGAAAAAGGTTACAATAGAAGCCCTGAACAGTGTAAATGCAAATGGAAAAATCTTGTTACGCGTTATAAG gGATGTGAAACGCTTGAACCGGAAGCTCTACGACAACAATTTCCATTTTACAATGAGTTGCAAGCAATTATTGCAGCTAGGATGCAAAGAATGTTATGGATAGAGGCAGAAGGTGGTGGTGGCGGTGGAGGAGGGGCTAGCGGGTCGAAGAAGAAGACTATATCTTCTGATGAAGAGGAAGAAAATGAGGATAGTGAAGGAGAAAAGGTtggcaaaaagaaaagaaagattaagGGAAATATTATTGTTGGTAGTTCTAGTGGTgggaataataataatttagtcAGTAGTTTAAAGGAGATTTTGGATGATTTCATTAAGCAACAAATGGCAATGGAAATGCAATGGTTAAAAGCTTatgaagaaaaggaagaagagaggaaaatGAAGGAGATGGAATGGAGACAAACAATGGAGGCTTTAGAAAATGAGAGGCTTATGATGGAAAGAAGATGGAGAGAAAGAGAAGAACAAAGGAGGATGAGAGAAGAAGCTAGAGCTGAGAAGAGGGATGCACTTATCACAACTCTTTTGAACAAGCTTAGAAGAGAAGATCACAACATGTAG